GGCGCCGCTACGGGGGCCGGTGTAGCGCAGCTCACGCACGCGGCCGAGGATGCGGTGGGCCGGCGAGCGGACGACGGCCAGGACGAGGGCGTTCCTGCGGGAGGTCACCCTGGCAGGCTGTCGCGCGTGGCCGCGATCCGCATGGGCCGGAGGCCCCGACGGACGTGCGAGAGCCCGCCACCCGGGGCGGGCGGCGGGCTCTCGTGCGGTCGGGTCGGGCTCAGGCGGGCGTGGTGGCCTCGATCGCGGGCCGGGTGCCGTGCTGGACCTCGATCTTGCGCGGCTTGGCCTCGTCCGCCACGGGGATGGACAGCGTCAGCACGCCGTCGGTGTAGGTGGCCTCGATGTGGTCGAGCGCGAGGCCCGCGCCCACGGCGAGCTGGCGCGCGTACGTGCCCGACGGGCGCTCCTTGGCGAGCCACTGCACGTCCTGCTCGGTGCGCGGGCTGCGCTGCGCGCGGACGGTGAGCACACGGTCCTCGACCGAGACGTCGATCGATCCGGGGTCGGCACCGGGCAGGTCCACGTGCAGCACGTAGTGGTCACCGGACCGGTACAGGTCCATGGGCATCGACGTCGCGGCGCGGTCGTTCGCCAGCACCTGGCCGAACAGCCGGTCGAGCTCCTGGAACGGGTCGAATCGCGTAGCCACGAACCCTCACCTCCTCCTGGGCGAGCCCGGACCGTCCGGGCTCGGGCGCTGCCCGGCGGATGTGGATCCGCCGGGGCGGCT
The Cellulomonas gilvus ATCC 13127 DNA segment above includes these coding regions:
- a CDS encoding Hsp20/alpha crystallin family protein: MATRFDPFQELDRLFGQVLANDRAATSMPMDLYRSGDHYVLHVDLPGADPGSIDVSVEDRVLTVRAQRSPRTEQDVQWLAKERPSGTYARQLAVGAGLALDHIEATYTDGVLTLSIPVADEAKPRKIEVQHGTRPAIEATTPA